The genomic DNA TGGCGCAATCAGGCGGCGAACAGTCTGCGTCTGACTGTGGGGCAGAAATTTGCCAACGCCTACGATGTCAGCTGGGAAATGGTCGCGAACGACGCGGTGACAACCAACGGCGTACGATATTCCAGTTTCGTCGCACATAACCTGCGCGCGACCGTCGCGCCCGACAGTGGTGTGTGGAAAGGGACGGAAATCCGGTTCGGGATCGAGAACGTGTTCGACAAGCAATACACCCAAAACCTATCGACACGCCCGGCGGCGGGCCGGAATTTCAAGCTGACGTTCGCCAAGCAGTTCTGAGGTCGGGCCTAACCAGCGTGAGGGTTGCCGGTTGCCAGGGCTGATAGTCCGACTATGCCCACTGCTGCGAGTACGAAGGTGGAGGAAAGCACCTTCGTGCAACTGATGTTGCGGAAGGAGATATCTAGCCAGTTCTTGACGCGGATTAGGCTAATCTCCATCCACTCGCGGTACATTGGCTTTCGGGTGCTAAGTGATCGGTGCCTAGCGGTATTTGCGCGCTGGAATTCAGGGTTTGATGTCCTTGTCTTCAAAGGCTTTGCGGTACCAGAATGCGGTTTATCAACTTCGTTATGTACTTAAGCCGGAGCACCGCGATCCAGCAGAGGGCCGCGAGCTCAGCTTCAGACCCGCCGCTGCCGCGATCGGGAAACCCTGCTGAACCGTCATTCTAGCGACGGACCTCGCACACGCGAGGGCGCTTTCGTCGCCTGCTTTCGAAGGGCAATCTCAGCCGAAGGCGGTGATGCAGCCCTGAAGCGCGAACTTTAGTGGGTCAGGATCTGGCTCAGGAACTGCTGAGTGCGGTCAACACGCGGGTTGTCAAAGAAGGCGTCGGGAGTGTTCTCTTCGACAATTTCGCCCTCATCCATAAAGATCACCCTGTCGGCGACGGATCGGGCAAAGGACATTTCGTGGGTGACGCACAGCATTGTCATACCGGTGCCGGCCAATTCGATCATCACATCAAGCACCTCTTTGATCATCTCGGGATCCAGAGCCGAGGTGGGTTCGTCGAACAGCATGATCGAGGGGCTCATACAGAGCGATCTGGCGATGGCCACCCTTTGTTGTTGACCGCCCGATAACTGACCGGGGTATTTATCCTTTTGCTCGGAAATACCGACCCGATCCAGATACCGCAGGGCGATTTCCTCTGCTTCGGCGCGTGGCATGTTGCGTGCCCAGACCGGAGCAAAGCACAGATTGTCGAGAATGGTCATATGCGGAAACAGGTTGAACTGCTGAAAGACCATGCCGACCTCGCGGCGAATCTGAGTGATGTTCTTGCTACTTTCATTCAGCAAGGTGCCGTTGACGTTGATGATCCCTTCCTGATGTTGCTCCAGATGGTTGATGCAGCGGATCAGTGTCGATTTCCCCGACCCGGACGGGCCGCAGATAACAATACGCTCCCCTTTGGTGACGCTGAGGTTGATGTCCTTGAGAACATGGAAATCACCGAACCATTTATTGACACCGTTCATCTCGATGACGATTTCTTCGGATGCGATCTGGCTTTCGATTTTGACGGTCATGAACGTCTCCGCAGGTTCGGTGTTAGTGTTTTTGCCCGGCTGGGCCGCGTCGTTCCAGTTCTCGCCCGTAGAGGCTGAGGCTATAGCAAATGGACCAGTAGACGAACGCGGCAAAGACATAGGCCTCTGCCTGAAATCCCAGCCAACTGGTATCAAGTGCCGCGTTCTTGATCATGCCGAGAAAATCCAGCAGCCCGACGATGATCACCAGAGAGGTGTCCTTGAACAAGGCAATGCAGCGCCCGATCAGAGGCGGTAACACGTGCCGCAACGCTTGGGGAACGACAACAAATGCAATTGTCCGTACCCGGCTAACCCCAAGCGCCAGAGCGGCCTCGGTCTGACCTGATGGAATGGCCTGCAGGCCACCACGCACGACCTCGGCCATATAGGCGGCAGAGAACAGGATCATCGCGATCTGGATGCGCAGCAGGTTGTTGATGATCAGGTCAGGAGGCAAGAACAGCGGCATCATCACCGAGGCCATGAACAAGATCGTGATCAGGGGCACGCCGCGTAACAATTCGATGAAAGCCACACAAAGGGATTTCACCACAGGCGGCCCATAATACCGACCGAGGGCCAGAAGCACCCCCAGCGGGATCGAAACAATGACGCCAACCAATGCCAGCATGATGCTGAGCATCAATCCGCCCCAAAGGGACTGGTCCACTTCGCGCATGCCGAACGCCCCGCCGATCATAACCAAGGCAAAGACCGGCAGGATTGCCCAGGCTAGGATCAGAACAATCCCGCGCACCCGGTTTGTATATGTCAGCGCCGCAAGCACGATCAGCGCAATCGCGGTAACTCCGGGGCGCCAACCCAATTCTTGTGGGTAAACGCCGAGCATGAGCACCTTGAACTTGTCCACGATGAACGGCCAACAAGCTCCGCCAGACTGGCGGCAGGTGTCGGCGTCGCCCACAAACGTGGCCCGAATGAACAACCAGTCAATCAGTCGTGGCACGGTGGCCACCAAGATCGCCAGCAGGACCAAGGTGACAACTGTATCTTTCCAACCGCCGAACAGGTTCGAGCGCAGCCATGCGACGGGTCCAACGCGACTGGATGGGGCTGGTCGTGCGGGAGATGGTTGAAAAATGATGTTTTTGTCCTGCATCTGACTACCTCTCCACGTGCAAAACGCGGGCGTTCAGATAATTCATGCCAAGCGAAATGATTAGATTGATCGTCAGATAAACGGCCATCCACATTCCGATAATCTCGACCGCCTGACCGTTTTGCCCGATGATCGTCCCGCCGATCGAAACCATGTCGGGATAGCCGATTGCCACCGCCAAAGAACTGTTTTTAACCAGACTTGCGTAGTCATTCGTTGTGGCGGGAATGGTGACCCGCAGCGCCTGCGGCAACAGCACCTTGCGCGTGACGACCGCGTTCGAGACCCCCAAGGCATTCGCCGCTTCGATCTGGCCCGCCTGAACCGACTGGATGCCGCTGCGGACATTTTCGCCGATATAGGCGGCGGTATATAGAACCAACCCGATCAACAGCGACGCGAACTCTGGCTTCATCGCCAGACCGCCTTTGAAATTGAAGCCCGCATAGACCGGCAGTTCACTGCTGATGGGGCGCCCGGTTGCAATATAGGCGATGCCGGTCAGGGCCACGACTATTCCCAGCCCGCCCCAAAAACCCGGCATCGGTTTGCCAGTGCGCATCTTGTACGACGCAGCCCATCGCCAGAACCCGAGGCCCAGTACAAAAGCAACCAGCATGGCGGTCAGGAAAACTGGGAATCCAGCCTCGGCCAAGGGGCGAGGTAAGTAAAAACCGCGTTTGGAGAGGTAGACACCCTCCATCAATTCGATCGCTTCGCGCGGATGCGGCAGCGCGGCGAGTACGACAGAGTAGATGAAAAATAGCGTGAGAAGCAGCGGCAGATTGCGCAGCGTCTCTACATAGATCGCGGCGACCTTTGCCAAGAGCCAATTGTGAGAAACGCGGGCGATGCCGACGAACACACCCAGAATGGTCGCAAAGATCACGGCCAGAAACGAGACGAAAAGCGTATTCAGTATACCCACCAGAAAGGCGTATCCGTAGCTGCGTGTGGGACTGTAGTTGATCAGGCTGTCACCGATTGGCAGGCCTGCTTCGTGGTCCAAAAACGCAAACCCGCTTTCGATACCTCGGATCGCAAGGTTTTCCTGCGTGTTGGTGAACAGCACGTAAACGATGCCGAGGACAATGGTGAGGACAACGGCCTGAGAAAGCGCAGACCCGATGTTCTGCACCGAAAAGCCAGGTTTCGCTGTTCTTTTGGTGAAGGACATAGGCGCTTCCACTAAGACGTAATTTTGATGCGGCTGGCTGTTTCGCCAACCGCTGTTTCAGGCACTCTGCCGGGTAGGGTCAGCGGATCGGCATCGCGTATAGGATGCCGCCGTCCTTCCACTGCGCATTCAGGCCGCGCTCCAGCCCAAGGGTCGCTGTCAGATTGCGGTCATAGATTTCGCCATAGTTGCCGACCGCACTGATCGCATCGGCCATCCATGTGCTTTCCAGTCCGATGAAACCGCCGGTGTCGCCGGAGGAGCCCAGCATTCGCTGAACGCTTGGGTCACTGGAATTTGCGGCCATGTCAGCAACATTGGCTTGGGTCACGCCGAGCTCTTCTGCCGAAATGATGCCAAACACCACCCATGTGACGATGTCTTTCCATTGGTTGTCCCCATGGGCGACCAGCGGCGACAGCGGCTCTTTCGAGATCACTTCGGGAAGGATTTTATGCGCAGACGGATCGGAGAATCCGGTGCGGAAAGCTGCCAGCTGGCTCATGTCGGTGGTCAGCGCGTCACAGCGACCCGAAGCGTAGGCATCCACTGCCTCGCGCTTGCCTTCAAACACGACAGGCTCCAGCGACAGACCATTTGCGCGACCGAAATCGGCAAGGTTCAGTTCGGTTGTGGTGCCGGTTGTCACGCAAACCGTCGCGCCGTCCATTTCCTTGGCACTGCTGATCCCGGCATCGGCGCTGACCATGAAACCTTGCCCGTCATAGTAAACAACGGCGGTGAAATCGACGCCCTCTGCCGAGTCGCGCTTCATTGTCCATGTGGTCGTCCGCGATGTCATATCCACCTGACCACTGGAAACGGCGAGGACCTTTTGCTTGGATGCCAGAGGTACGTAACGGACCGCGTTTGCATCACCAAGTACCGCAGCCGCAACAGCGCGGCAGAAATCGGCGTCAAGGCCAACCCATACACCGTCGGAATTCGGGTTCGAAAACCCGGGAACACCTTCGCTGACGCCACATGCAAGTTCACCGGCTTCGCGGACCTTGTCCAGCGTACCCGCGGACACGGCACCTGCGGCGGTGATGGCGGCGGCGATTGCTCCAAATTTCATGAGTTTGTTCATATCGTTCTCCCTTTCGGTCTTTTTCAGCCAGCCGACCAAAGACACATTCCCCAGACGTATAGCATGCATGGCAATGCCCACTATTTCCGTGCGCCACCGCATTGTCAAAGAAGATACGCAGGTTACAGGCACAAAGGCATCCGCCAATTACAAGAAATCCTTAGAAAATCTTGCATGGTAGAGGTTTCCGGTCGTCTCTTGGGCTTTGAGTTTGGAAATGCACGTTGAAGATGTCCATGTGACATGCAGCTTCGGCTTTGGCGTCAGATTGTCATTATTAGCTGAAATACGGTCCGCTTGAAACGCGGGCTTTTGTGCTATTGGCAGCTTTGTTGCTTTGGACAAATTTTCGAACCAAGAGGGAACGGGAAAGACGCACGAAAATGATAGCTCATCTAGTTGTAATCGGGAATGACAGCCGGGGTGGTACCGGCAAAGCCAATTTCGTCTTGGCTCTTCGGGCGTGTCCTTTGGTGCGGGTGATGTCGCAGGACGAAATCGAAAGGGACGCCTGGAGGATCCAATGCGACGACCCGCAGAACACCCTGAACCGAAGCCTGATCCAGCAGTTGGCCAATGCTTCTGGTGTCGACGTCTATGTATCTGACGCCATGCCCGTGAGGCGAAAGCTACTGGTGGCGGATATGGAGGCGACGATTATCCTGAACGAGATGATTGACGTATTGGCAGCAGAACGGGGGATCGGTGCAGAAATAGCAGAAATCACAGCGCAAACCATGGCGGGTGAGTTGGATTTCGAGCAATCGCTTGTCGAGCGCACTAAGAGGTTTGCAGGTACCCCGGAGGGATTACTCAAAGAGCTATGTCAACAAATTCGATTTGCGCCGGGCGCACGGGCCTTGATCCAGACGATGCGGGCATCCGGCGCACTTACGGTGCTGGCTACCGGTGGCTATGATGTTTTTGCGGATGTGGTTGCCGCGCACTGCGGATTTGACAAGGTTTTCGCCAATCATCCAGTCATACACGATGGTATTATGACCGGGGAATTGCGCCGTCCGATTGGCACCGCCCATACCAAGCGCGAGATTCTGCTGAAGTGTTGTGCAGAGACGGGCATAGCGCCGAAAATGGCCTGTTGTGTCGGTGACGGTGCGAATGATCTGCTGATGTTGCAGGCCTGTGGCCTGCCCTTCAGCTATCGAGGAAAGCCCGTGGTGCGCGGTTTCGTTGATCTGGACATCAGGCACGGGGATCTGACGGCTGTGCTATATGCGCAAGGTTTCCGCGGATCAGAAATACTGGATGGATAAAATTGCAGCAGCGGTATTGCTATTTTCCTAGCGGAAAAGCTCTGCCGTCATAGACGGTCAGCCAGCCCTCGATAGTGCAGGCTTTCTACCTCCTGCGCCATATCCTCGGCAAGATCGGCAAAACCCGTGGGGGCCATCCCCTGATGCAGCGCCAGCCGCAGTGCTGCGACATTGGCCTGAAACCGGCGGGCAAGACGGTCAGGGTCGGCGTCATCTGCCAATTCACCCGCATCACGGGCGGCGGTGAAAACGGCCGCAAACTCCTTGTGCATCGCCTGCATGTATTCTTGTGAAGCGGCGGCTATGGCGGGGTCGGTCGCGCGCGTATCCACGAGCGTTTTCGTCAACATGCAGGCACGACGGGCCATGTCGTCGGGCCGCATCCGCGCGTAAGAGCGGAAATGATCGGCCAAGCCCGACAAGGGCGATTCTGCCCGCGCCATGTGGGCGCGGAACCCGGCGCGGGATTTCGCGAAATAACGCTCCAGCGCCAAAAGATAGAGGGTTTCCTTGCTGGTGAAGGCTGCATAGATGCTGCCGGGTTTCATGCCGAGCGTCGCCTCAAGGTCCTTGAGCGAGGTCGCATGAAATCCCTTGTCCCAGAAAAGCGCCATTGCCGCATCTAGGGCG from Roseovarius pelagicus includes the following:
- the serB gene encoding phosphoserine phosphatase SerB; amino-acid sequence: MIAHLVVIGNDSRGGTGKANFVLALRACPLVRVMSQDEIERDAWRIQCDDPQNTLNRSLIQQLANASGVDVYVSDAMPVRRKLLVADMEATIILNEMIDVLAAERGIGAEIAEITAQTMAGELDFEQSLVERTKRFAGTPEGLLKELCQQIRFAPGARALIQTMRASGALTVLATGGYDVFADVVAAHCGFDKVFANHPVIHDGIMTGELRRPIGTAHTKREILLKCCAETGIAPKMACCVGDGANDLLMLQACGLPFSYRGKPVVRGFVDLDIRHGDLTAVLYAQGFRGSEILDG
- a CDS encoding amino acid ABC transporter permease, with product MQDKNIIFQPSPARPAPSSRVGPVAWLRSNLFGGWKDTVVTLVLLAILVATVPRLIDWLFIRATFVGDADTCRQSGGACWPFIVDKFKVLMLGVYPQELGWRPGVTAIALIVLAALTYTNRVRGIVLILAWAILPVFALVMIGGAFGMREVDQSLWGGLMLSIMLALVGVIVSIPLGVLLALGRYYGPPVVKSLCVAFIELLRGVPLITILFMASVMMPLFLPPDLIINNLLRIQIAMILFSAAYMAEVVRGGLQAIPSGQTEAALALGVSRVRTIAFVVVPQALRHVLPPLIGRCIALFKDTSLVIIVGLLDFLGMIKNAALDTSWLGFQAEAYVFAAFVYWSICYSLSLYGRELERRGPAGQKH
- a CDS encoding amino acid ABC transporter permease, with amino-acid sequence MSFTKRTAKPGFSVQNIGSALSQAVVLTIVLGIVYVLFTNTQENLAIRGIESGFAFLDHEAGLPIGDSLINYSPTRSYGYAFLVGILNTLFVSFLAVIFATILGVFVGIARVSHNWLLAKVAAIYVETLRNLPLLLTLFFIYSVVLAALPHPREAIELMEGVYLSKRGFYLPRPLAEAGFPVFLTAMLVAFVLGLGFWRWAASYKMRTGKPMPGFWGGLGIVVALTGIAYIATGRPISSELPVYAGFNFKGGLAMKPEFASLLIGLVLYTAAYIGENVRSGIQSVQAGQIEAANALGVSNAVVTRKVLLPQALRVTIPATTNDYASLVKNSSLAVAIGYPDMVSIGGTIIGQNGQAVEIIGMWMAVYLTINLIISLGMNYLNARVLHVER
- a CDS encoding amino acid ABC transporter substrate-binding protein — protein: MNKLMKFGAIAAAITAAGAVSAGTLDKVREAGELACGVSEGVPGFSNPNSDGVWVGLDADFCRAVAAAVLGDANAVRYVPLASKQKVLAVSSGQVDMTSRTTTWTMKRDSAEGVDFTAVVYYDGQGFMVSADAGISSAKEMDGATVCVTTGTTTELNLADFGRANGLSLEPVVFEGKREAVDAYASGRCDALTTDMSQLAAFRTGFSDPSAHKILPEVISKEPLSPLVAHGDNQWKDIVTWVVFGIISAEELGVTQANVADMAANSSDPSVQRMLGSSGDTGGFIGLESTWMADAISAVGNYGEIYDRNLTATLGLERGLNAQWKDGGILYAMPIR
- a CDS encoding TetR/AcrR family transcriptional regulator — protein: MSRAAPYDREAALDAAMALFWDKGFHATSLKDLEATLGMKPGSIYAAFTSKETLYLLALERYFAKSRAGFRAHMARAESPLSGLADHFRSYARMRPDDMARRACMLTKTLVDTRATDPAIAAASQEYMQAMHKEFAAVFTAARDAGELADDADPDRLARRFQANVAALRLALHQGMAPTGFADLAEDMAQEVESLHYRGLADRL
- a CDS encoding amino acid ABC transporter ATP-binding protein, whose amino-acid sequence is MTVKIESQIASEEIVIEMNGVNKWFGDFHVLKDINLSVTKGERIVICGPSGSGKSTLIRCINHLEQHQEGIINVNGTLLNESSKNITQIRREVGMVFQQFNLFPHMTILDNLCFAPVWARNMPRAEAEEIALRYLDRVGISEQKDKYPGQLSGGQQQRVAIARSLCMSPSIMLFDEPTSALDPEMIKEVLDVMIELAGTGMTMLCVTHEMSFARSVADRVIFMDEGEIVEENTPDAFFDNPRVDRTQQFLSQILTH